In Antechinus flavipes isolate AdamAnt ecotype Samford, QLD, Australia chromosome 3, AdamAnt_v2, whole genome shotgun sequence, a genomic segment contains:
- the LOC127556216 gene encoding cytochrome P450 2A13-like has translation MLASGLLLGALFFCLSILLIHSVWRQRKIRSRLPPGPTPLPFIGNYLQLNTQKMYDSLMKIGEKYGPVFTVHLGPRTVIVLTGYEAVKEALVDQAEEFSGRGEQATFSWLLEEFGVVFSNGERARQLRRFSITTLRDFGMGKRGIEERIQEEASFLVEALRDTKGVAIDPTFFLSRTVSNVINSIVFGDRFEYEDKQFLALLRMVLGSFQFTATSMGQLYEMFSGVMQHLPGPQQQAFKELKGLEAFITEKVRQNQATLDPNSPRNFIDSFLIKMQEEKKNPNTEFFMRNLIMTTLNLFFAGTETVSTTLRYGFILLLKHPEVEAKIYEEIDQVIGRNRSPKFEDKAKMPYTEAVIHEIQRFGNMLPMGLARRVTKDTNFRGYLIPKGTEVYPMLGSVLRDQNFFACPETFNPQHFLDEKGQFKKNDGFVPFSIGKRYCFGEGLARMELFLFLTTILQNFHFQSPLPTEAIDISPQMVGFATIPPTYTMSFLPRG, from the exons ATGCTGGCCTCTGGGCTGCTGCTAGGGGCATTATTCTTTTGCCTCTCTATCCTGTTGATACATTCTGTTTGGAGACAAAGGAAGATCCGAAGCAGGCTTCCCCCTGGACCCACCCCCCTCCCTTTCATCGGCAACTACCTGCAACTCAACACCCAAAAGATGTATGATTCCCTCATGAAG ATTGGGGAAAAATATGGTCCCGTATTTACAGTGCATCTGGGGCCCAGGACTGTCATAGTCCTGACGGGCTATGAGGCTGTGAAGGAAGCACTGGTTGACCAAGCAGAAGAGTTCTCTGGTCGGGGGGAGCAAGCCACCTTCAGTTGGCTACTTGAAGAATTTG GTGTGGTTTTCAGTAATGGAGAGAGGGCCCGGCAGCTGCGGCGATTCTCCATCACCACCCTCAGGGACTTCGGCATGGGCAAGAGGGGCATTGAGGAGCGTATCCAAGAAGAGGCCAGCTTCCTCGTTGAGGCTTTGCGAGATACAAAAG GAGTAGCCATCGATCCCACCTTCTTCCTGAGCCGCACGGTCTCCAATGTCATCAACTCCATTGTCTTTGGTGATCGCTTTGAATATGAGGACAAACAGTTCCTGGCCCTGTTGCGTATGGTGTTGGGGAGCTTCCAGTTCACAGCCACATCCATGGGACAG CTATACGAGATGTTCTCTGGAGTGATGCAGCATCTGCCAGGACCCCAGCAGCAAGCATTCAAGGAATTAAAAGGACTGGAGGCCTTCATCACTGAGAAGGTCCGGCAGAACCAAGCCACCCTGGACCCTAACTCCCCCCGGAACTTCATTGACTCGTTCCTGATCAAGATGCAGGAG gaaaagaaaaatcccaaCACCGAATTCTTCATGAGGAACCTGATCATGACCACCCTAAACCTGTTTTTCGCTGGCACAGAGACTGTTAGTACAACTCTTCGCTATGGCTTCATTCTTCTACTGAAGCATCCAGAGGTGGAAG CCAAAATCTATGAGGAAATCGATCAGGTGATTGGGCGGAACCGATCACCCAAATTTGAGGACAAAGCCAAGATGCCGTACACAGAGGCCGTCATCCATGAGATCCAGAGGTTTGGCAACATGCTCCCCATGGGTTTGGCCCGGCGGGTCACCAAAGACACCAACTTTCGGGGCTACCTTATTCCCAAG GGCACAGAAGTTTATCCCATGCTGGGCTCAGTATTGAGAGATCAAAACTTCTTTGCCTGCCCCGAAACCTTCAACCCCCAGCACTTCCTGGATGAAAAGGGCCAGTTCAAGAAGAATGATGGTTTTGTCCCCTTCTCCATTG GCAAACGCTACTGTTTTGGTGAAGGCCTGGCCAGAATGgagctcttcctcttcctcaccaCCATCCTGCAGAATTTCCACTTCCAGTCTCCACTTCCAACCGAAGCCATCGATATCTCCCCCCAGATGGTGGGCTTTGCTACCATCCCCCCCACCTACACCATGTCATTTCTGCCCCGAGGATGA